One bacterium genomic region harbors:
- a CDS encoding pyridoxal phosphate-dependent aminotransferase, translating into MEYSFSSASKNVRSSATVSLAEKAKALKDAGEDVIDLTIGEPDFPTPPHIIAAAHRAMIKGHTKYTNSRGIPELRKAVSQKLERDYGLHYTAVHEIVVTPGGKQGILYSVMAFINPGDEVVCIEPCWVGYESCISYVGGVYVGVETLPEDGYTVDERKLRDKITVRTKMIIINSPSNPTGKVLTQAEVEMIAKVCVEKNLILVSDDIYEKIIFDQHRFFSAATLPGMRERTIILNGFSKAYSMTGWRLAYLAADKRIINEINKLQQMAATCPSSVSQWAGVEALNGLQYNVKKMTAAYQIRRDLIHQGFNNSKLSCFKAQGAFYGFVNIKKLGMTSDQACEYLLEKSKVVTVPGNAFGKAGEGYVRISFGTSDKNLKKAIKNLENL; encoded by the coding sequence ATGGAATATTCTTTCTCCTCTGCATCAAAGAATGTTCGTTCTTCAGCGACGGTGAGCCTCGCTGAAAAAGCTAAAGCTCTCAAAGACGCCGGCGAAGACGTGATCGATCTTACTATCGGCGAACCTGATTTTCCAACACCTCCTCATATTATTGCAGCCGCTCATCGTGCGATGATCAAAGGTCATACTAAATACACGAATAGCCGCGGTATTCCTGAATTACGGAAAGCCGTATCACAAAAACTGGAACGCGATTACGGACTCCATTATACGGCCGTGCATGAAATCGTCGTCACCCCGGGCGGTAAACAAGGTATTTTATATTCCGTCATGGCGTTTATCAATCCCGGTGATGAAGTCGTGTGTATTGAACCTTGTTGGGTGGGTTATGAAAGCTGTATCAGCTACGTTGGTGGTGTGTATGTTGGCGTAGAGACATTGCCGGAGGACGGTTATACGGTTGATGAACGCAAGCTTCGTGATAAGATTACAGTTCGCACGAAAATGATTATCATCAATAGTCCGTCTAATCCTACAGGAAAAGTTCTGACTCAGGCTGAAGTTGAAATGATTGCCAAAGTGTGTGTGGAAAAAAATCTGATTTTAGTGTCGGATGATATTTACGAAAAAATTATTTTCGATCAACATCGTTTCTTTTCGGCGGCAACGTTACCCGGTATGCGCGAGCGTACGATCATTCTCAACGGATTTTCGAAAGCTTATTCCATGACGGGATGGCGGTTGGCTTATTTGGCGGCTGACAAGCGCATTATCAATGAGATCAATAAGCTCCAACAAATGGCCGCAACGTGTCCTTCATCGGTGAGCCAGTGGGCCGGCGTGGAAGCACTCAATGGATTACAGTACAACGTTAAAAAAATGACGGCAGCTTATCAAATCCGGCGCGATCTCATCCATCAAGGCTTCAACAACAGCAAACTTTCCTGTTTCAAGGCTCAGGGTGCATTTTACGGTTTCGTCAATATTAAAAAATTGGGCATGACGTCCGATCAGGCATGCGAATACTTACTCGAAAAAAGTAAAGTCGTCACGGTTCCGGGCAACGCTTTTGGCAAAGCCGGTGAAGGATATGTACGAATTTCATTTGGCACGTCGGATAAAAATTTGAAAAAAGCGATTAAAAATCTTGAGAATTTATAA